In Arthrobacter sp. SLBN-112, a genomic segment contains:
- a CDS encoding ABC transporter ATP-binding protein, whose translation MIEVKNLVRTFNSGDRTIKPVNDVSFVLEQGSLASIVGKSGSGKSTLLSLLGALDKPTSGDVVVNGVSLARMPDAKLTEYRRRDIGFVFQQFNLIPNLSAVDNVMLPMEFAGMRKAARLQRAKELLEQVQLDPSKHERRINRLSGGEQQRVAIARALANEPKLILADEPTGNLDEQTGDHIIELLSSLSRDHNTTILVVTHDRALANKTDRRFRLQQGKLTEEPVRGRPAVAATA comes from the coding sequence ATGATTGAAGTCAAGAACCTGGTCCGCACCTTCAACTCAGGTGACCGCACCATCAAGCCGGTCAACGACGTCAGCTTCGTCCTGGAGCAAGGCAGCCTCGCCTCGATCGTAGGCAAGAGCGGCAGCGGCAAGAGCACCCTGCTGTCCCTCCTGGGTGCCCTGGACAAACCCACCAGCGGAGACGTGGTGGTCAACGGTGTGAGCCTCGCCAGGATGCCGGACGCCAAACTGACCGAGTACCGCCGGCGCGATATTGGTTTCGTATTCCAGCAGTTCAACCTGATCCCCAACCTGTCAGCCGTGGATAACGTCATGCTGCCCATGGAGTTTGCCGGAATGCGCAAGGCAGCCCGGCTGCAGCGCGCAAAGGAGTTGCTGGAACAGGTCCAGCTGGACCCGTCCAAGCATGAGCGGCGCATCAACAGGCTTTCCGGCGGCGAGCAGCAGCGCGTAGCCATTGCCCGGGCACTGGCCAACGAACCCAAGCTCATCCTCGCCGACGAGCCCACCGGGAACCTGGACGAGCAAACCGGCGACCACATCATCGAGCTCCTCAGCTCGCTGAGCCGGGACCACAACACCACCATCCTCGTGGTGACGCACGACCGGGCCCTCGCCAACAAGACCGACCGCCGCTTCCGCCTGCAGCAGGGCAAGCTGACGGAGGAACCCGTCAGGGGCCGGCCCGCCGTCGCCGCCACCGCCTAA
- a CDS encoding Gfo/Idh/MocA family oxidoreductase — protein sequence MTAPIATPWLTSQPDQDPRSATGDPLRWGIIATGSIARAVSQDLALLRDARLYAVSSRAQDSADAFAVAYDFEKAYGDDDGVPGYQRLLADDAVDVVYVATPHAQHHEIVLAALNAGKHVLCEKAFTINAREAAELIDVARSRKLFLMEAVWSRFLPSMQRAFEIAASGELGDIHWISADLGFPAPYSPTARLWAREDGGGALLDLSVYPLLWALGTLGFPQTVSATGFVNDDGVDAQNAMTLGYSHAAQVQLSSSLLAHGPRTATVAGSLGFLQSVGSINSPRELIIANGWENRRMETFDVVGKGYTYELREVMRCVQQGLTESPVMPLEDSLNTMRLFDGVRAQLGVTYPNDSH from the coding sequence ATGACTGCTCCCATCGCCACGCCATGGCTGACCAGCCAGCCTGACCAGGACCCCCGGTCCGCCACGGGGGATCCGCTTCGCTGGGGAATCATCGCAACGGGCAGCATTGCCCGCGCCGTCTCACAGGATCTCGCGTTGCTCCGGGACGCCCGGCTGTACGCCGTCAGTTCCCGGGCGCAGGACTCCGCGGACGCGTTCGCAGTTGCCTACGATTTTGAGAAAGCCTACGGGGACGACGACGGTGTTCCCGGCTACCAGCGGCTCCTCGCCGATGACGCTGTGGACGTGGTTTACGTCGCAACGCCGCACGCGCAGCATCACGAGATTGTCCTCGCCGCCCTCAACGCCGGCAAGCATGTGCTGTGCGAAAAAGCCTTCACCATCAACGCCCGCGAAGCGGCCGAGCTCATCGATGTTGCCCGGAGCCGGAAGCTGTTCCTGATGGAAGCAGTCTGGAGCCGGTTCCTGCCCTCAATGCAGCGGGCTTTCGAAATTGCCGCTTCGGGTGAACTGGGCGATATCCACTGGATCAGCGCCGACCTCGGCTTTCCTGCGCCGTACTCACCCACCGCCAGGCTCTGGGCGCGCGAAGACGGCGGCGGTGCGCTGCTGGATTTGTCCGTTTATCCACTCCTCTGGGCGCTTGGCACCCTTGGCTTTCCCCAGACTGTGAGCGCCACGGGGTTCGTTAACGACGACGGCGTGGACGCCCAAAACGCGATGACTCTCGGTTACAGCCACGCAGCCCAGGTCCAACTCAGCTCATCGCTGTTGGCGCATGGTCCCCGGACCGCCACTGTTGCCGGAAGCCTGGGGTTCCTGCAGAGCGTCGGATCCATCAACAGTCCGCGCGAACTCATCATCGCCAATGGGTGGGAAAACCGCCGGATGGAAACGTTCGACGTTGTGGGAAAGGGCTATACCTACGAACTGCGCGAAGTGATGCGGTGTGTCCAACAGGGACTCACCGAAAGCCCGGTGATGCCTCTCGAGGATTCGCTGAACACGATGCGGCTGTTCGACGGCGTCCGCGCGCAATTGGGCGTAACGTACCCCAACGACAGCCACTAG
- a CDS encoding serine/threonine-protein kinase: MVAESPSSIKNEVVGGRYRLSEVIGRGGMSSVYCAHDENLGRDVALKLFAPQAPDADELKRQEAEIQLLATLNHPGLVTLFDAGIDDRIPDEPRPFLTMELVEGQDLRGRIRHSRVPLEELSVIGAGIADALAYVHGLGIIHRDVKPGNILLVQIRPGEPLRPKLTDFGIARIVDSTRLTATGTMVGTAAYLSPEQALGKPLSSATDIYSLGLVLLECIKGTVEYPGSAVESAVARLHRAPEIPDDVPAEWAELIRSMTSIEPLERPTAADIETSLRHALVSPASTPGELAAETTRVLPAMPFHPPSITAEESVEELREASAPAGAADRNATAPAVARRPPEKNASRLRRFFWRKRFWLAVVLGILVVAAAAAAVMISVSARPADVVPYPTVTGTLGDHLKELQKSVAP, translated from the coding sequence ATGGTGGCGGAATCGCCTAGCTCCATCAAGAATGAAGTGGTCGGCGGACGTTACCGTTTGAGTGAGGTAATAGGCCGGGGCGGAATGTCATCGGTGTACTGTGCCCACGACGAAAACCTCGGCCGCGACGTCGCCTTGAAACTCTTCGCCCCGCAGGCCCCGGACGCGGATGAGCTCAAGCGCCAGGAAGCCGAGATCCAGTTGCTCGCCACGCTCAACCATCCGGGGCTGGTCACACTGTTCGACGCTGGAATCGACGACCGGATTCCGGACGAACCCAGGCCCTTCCTGACCATGGAGCTCGTCGAGGGCCAGGATCTCCGCGGCCGCATCCGGCACAGCCGGGTGCCATTGGAAGAACTGTCCGTTATCGGCGCAGGAATCGCCGATGCCCTGGCCTACGTGCACGGCCTGGGCATCATCCACCGCGACGTCAAACCCGGCAACATCCTCCTGGTCCAGATCCGTCCCGGCGAGCCCCTGCGCCCCAAACTCACCGACTTCGGCATCGCGAGGATCGTCGACTCCACCAGGCTCACCGCCACCGGGACAATGGTAGGCACCGCCGCCTACCTCAGCCCCGAGCAGGCCCTCGGCAAGCCCCTGTCGTCGGCAACCGACATCTACTCCCTGGGACTGGTTCTGCTTGAGTGCATCAAGGGCACCGTGGAGTACCCCGGCAGTGCGGTGGAATCCGCTGTTGCCCGGCTGCATCGCGCCCCGGAAATTCCCGACGACGTCCCCGCCGAATGGGCTGAGCTCATCCGCTCCATGACTTCCATCGAGCCACTCGAACGGCCAACCGCCGCCGACATCGAGACCTCGCTGCGTCACGCCCTGGTCTCGCCCGCCTCCACGCCCGGCGAGCTTGCCGCGGAGACCACCAGGGTGCTGCCCGCTATGCCCTTCCACCCGCCGTCCATCACCGCCGAAGAATCGGTGGAGGAGCTGCGCGAAGCGTCTGCACCCGCCGGAGCGGCCGATCGCAACGCAACGGCCCCGGCCGTCGCGCGGCGGCCGCCGGAGAAAAACGCCTCCCGATTGCGCCGGTTCTTCTGGCGCAAACGGTTCTGGCTGGCAGTGGTCCTCGGCATCCTGGTGGTTGCCGCAGCCGCCGCAGCGGTGATGATCAGCGTGTCCGCCCGGCCCGCCGACGTCGTGCCCTATCCCACCGTCACGGGCACCCTGGGCGACCATCTGAAGGAACTCCAGAAGAGCGTGGCCCCTTGA
- a CDS encoding NADP-dependent isocitrate dehydrogenase — translation MSKIIYTHTDEAPMLATYSFLPIIEAFASTAGVEVETRDISLAGRIIAVFGDYLTPEQQIGDALAELGELAKTPEANIIKLPNISASIPQLKAAIAELQGQGYALPDYPDNPTSDEETAVRSRYDKIKGSAVNPVLREGNSDRRAPLSVKNYARQNPHSMGAWTADSKTNVATMGQDDFRSNEKSVVIESEGTIAVQLVREDGSVKVLKKAFPVLAGEVIDGTVMRAAALDEFLKAQVARAKEEGVLFSAHLKATMMKVSDPIIFGHVVKAYFSELFETYGKQLNAAGISPNNGLAAILSSLEDLPADVREGVQNLIKKGLEDGPALAMVDSDKGITSLNVPSDIIVDASMPAMIRTSGHMWGPDGKEADTLAVLPDSSYAGIYQVVIDDCRANGAYDPTTMGTVPNVGLMAQAAEEYGSHDKTFEIQEAGKVQIVDGNGNVLIEHDVAPGDIWRACQTKDAPIRDWVKLAVTRARASQMPAVFWLDEERAHDANLIAKVNEYLKDHDTEGLDLQIMSPVKATAFTLERIRKGEDTISVTGNVLRDYLTDLFPILELGTSAKMLSVVPLMNGGGLFETGAGGSAPKHVQQLLKENHLRWDSLGEFLALAVSFEHLATTTGNARAQVLADTLDRATGTFLLENKSPSRRAGELDNRGSHYFLARYWAEELAKQTSDADLAAAFSSIASELSSKEETIVGELAEVQGSPVDIGGYYRPEDAKASAVMRPSATLNKVIASLA, via the coding sequence ATGTCCAAGATTATCTACACCCACACCGACGAAGCGCCGATGCTGGCTACCTATTCGTTCCTGCCCATCATCGAGGCTTTCGCTTCGACTGCAGGTGTGGAGGTGGAGACCCGCGACATCTCGCTCGCCGGCCGCATCATTGCCGTGTTCGGTGACTACCTCACCCCGGAGCAGCAGATCGGTGACGCCCTTGCTGAACTCGGTGAGCTGGCGAAGACGCCGGAAGCCAACATCATCAAGCTGCCCAACATCAGCGCCTCCATCCCGCAGCTGAAGGCGGCCATTGCAGAGCTGCAGGGCCAGGGCTACGCACTGCCGGACTACCCGGACAACCCCACCTCGGATGAAGAGACCGCCGTCCGCTCGCGCTACGACAAGATCAAGGGCTCCGCAGTGAACCCGGTCCTGCGTGAAGGCAACTCGGACCGCCGTGCGCCGCTGTCCGTGAAGAACTACGCCCGCCAGAACCCGCACTCCATGGGCGCCTGGACTGCGGACTCCAAGACCAACGTGGCCACCATGGGCCAGGACGACTTCCGTTCCAACGAGAAGTCCGTTGTGATCGAGTCCGAGGGCACCATCGCCGTCCAGCTGGTCCGTGAGGACGGCTCGGTGAAAGTCCTGAAGAAGGCCTTCCCGGTGCTGGCCGGCGAGGTCATTGATGGCACCGTGATGCGTGCCGCCGCCCTGGACGAGTTCCTGAAGGCCCAGGTTGCCCGTGCCAAGGAAGAGGGCGTGCTGTTCTCCGCACACCTGAAGGCCACCATGATGAAGGTTTCGGACCCGATCATCTTCGGCCACGTGGTGAAGGCATACTTCTCCGAGCTCTTCGAGACCTACGGCAAGCAGCTCAATGCCGCCGGCATCAGCCCCAACAATGGCCTGGCCGCCATCCTGAGCAGCCTCGAGGACCTGCCGGCGGACGTCCGCGAGGGCGTCCAGAACCTGATCAAGAAGGGCCTGGAAGACGGCCCCGCGCTGGCCATGGTGGACTCCGACAAGGGCATCACCAGCCTGAACGTGCCCTCCGACATCATCGTCGACGCCTCCATGCCGGCCATGATCCGCACCTCCGGCCACATGTGGGGCCCGGACGGCAAAGAAGCTGACACCCTGGCGGTCCTGCCGGACAGCTCCTACGCAGGCATCTACCAGGTGGTCATCGATGACTGCCGTGCCAACGGCGCCTACGACCCCACCACCATGGGCACCGTCCCGAACGTGGGTCTGATGGCTCAGGCAGCCGAAGAGTACGGCAGCCACGACAAGACGTTCGAAATCCAGGAAGCCGGCAAGGTGCAGATCGTTGACGGCAACGGCAACGTCCTGATCGAACACGACGTCGCCCCCGGTGACATCTGGCGCGCCTGCCAGACCAAGGACGCCCCCATCCGCGACTGGGTCAAGCTGGCCGTCACCCGCGCCCGCGCCTCGCAGATGCCTGCCGTGTTCTGGCTGGATGAAGAGCGCGCCCACGACGCCAACCTGATCGCCAAGGTCAACGAGTACCTGAAGGACCACGACACCGAGGGCCTGGACCTCCAGATCATGTCCCCGGTCAAGGCCACCGCTTTCACCCTGGAACGGATCCGCAAGGGCGAGGACACCATCTCCGTCACCGGCAACGTGCTCCGCGACTACCTCACGGACCTGTTCCCCATCCTGGAACTGGGCACCAGCGCTAAGATGCTCTCGGTTGTCCCGCTGATGAACGGCGGCGGACTCTTCGAGACCGGCGCCGGCGGTTCCGCCCCCAAGCACGTCCAGCAGTTGCTCAAGGAAAACCACCTGCGCTGGGACAGCCTGGGCGAGTTCCTTGCACTTGCCGTCAGCTTCGAGCACCTGGCCACCACCACCGGCAACGCCCGGGCACAGGTACTGGCCGATACCTTGGACCGCGCCACCGGCACGTTCCTGCTGGAGAACAAGTCGCCCAGCCGCCGCGCCGGCGAGCTGGACAACCGCGGCAGCCACTACTTCCTGGCCCGTTACTGGGCTGAGGAACTGGCCAAGCAGACGTCCGACGCCGACCTTGCCGCCGCGTTCAGCTCCATCGCCAGTGAGCTGTCTTCCAAGGAAGAAACGATCGTTGGCGAGCTGGCTGAGGTCCAGGGTTCACCCGTGGACATCGGAGGCTACTACCGCCCGGAGGACGCCAAGGCTTCCGCCGTGATGCGTCCGTCCGCCACCCTTAACAAGGTCATCGCCAGCCTGGCCTAG